A part of Legionella sainthelensi genomic DNA contains:
- a CDS encoding ABC transporter ATP-binding protein: MSSEIAIKVNNLSKCYHIYNKPQDRLLQILSPSRKQYYREFWALKDVSFQVNKGETVGIIGKNGSGKSTLLQIICGTLTATEGAVQTQGRIAALLELGSGFNPEFTGRENIYMNATMLGLSKKEIDERFEDIVAFADIGEFIEQPTKTYSTGMTIRLAFAVQSQVEPDILIVDEALAVGDAKFQAKCFDRLKQLRKNGTSILLVTHSSEQIVTHCSQAILLNDGIVMELGEPRHVVNRYLDLLFGKVNSTTPSEEQEPAIEIPEPKHELSTSADLFATRPCYNPYEYRWGDGAAQILDFYMEAEKKPYPLSITTGQWITLKISVRFLRDVIRPIFGITIKTKEGVAVYGANSETLNVDEFKTFGTNGKIIQSEVSFQCKLASGDYFVSFGVASRQGEDIIPHDRRYDSVHLHVLAETSFFGLVDLGLKLSAQEVYT; the protein is encoded by the coding sequence ATGTCTTCTGAAATTGCCATCAAGGTAAACAATCTGAGTAAATGTTATCATATTTATAACAAACCTCAAGATCGCTTGCTGCAGATACTTAGCCCAAGTCGCAAACAATATTATCGCGAATTTTGGGCGCTTAAAGATGTATCTTTTCAAGTGAATAAGGGAGAAACGGTTGGCATTATTGGAAAAAATGGCAGCGGTAAATCAACGCTATTACAAATAATTTGCGGCACACTCACCGCTACAGAAGGTGCGGTACAAACACAAGGTAGGATTGCTGCTTTATTAGAATTAGGCTCAGGTTTTAATCCAGAGTTTACGGGGCGTGAAAATATTTACATGAATGCAACGATGCTGGGGTTGAGTAAAAAAGAAATTGATGAGCGTTTTGAGGATATCGTTGCTTTTGCTGATATAGGGGAGTTCATCGAGCAACCAACGAAAACATATTCTACTGGAATGACGATAAGACTAGCTTTTGCAGTCCAATCCCAAGTAGAGCCAGACATTCTCATTGTGGATGAGGCTTTGGCTGTGGGAGATGCAAAATTCCAAGCCAAATGCTTTGATAGATTGAAGCAATTGAGAAAAAATGGAACAAGCATTCTATTAGTCACTCATTCAAGCGAGCAAATTGTGACACATTGCTCGCAGGCTATTTTATTGAATGATGGCATTGTTATGGAATTAGGTGAACCAAGGCATGTCGTCAATCGGTATTTAGATTTATTATTTGGTAAAGTAAATAGTACAACGCCTTCAGAAGAGCAAGAGCCTGCTATTGAAATACCAGAACCTAAACATGAACTAAGTACTTCTGCTGATCTATTCGCTACTCGGCCGTGCTACAATCCCTATGAATACCGATGGGGAGATGGGGCAGCGCAAATACTTGATTTTTATATGGAAGCAGAGAAGAAGCCCTATCCTTTATCCATTACTACAGGCCAATGGATTACTTTAAAGATTTCAGTAAGATTTTTAAGGGATGTGATTCGTCCAATTTTTGGTATTACCATCAAAACAAAAGAAGGTGTTGCTGTTTATGGAGCCAACTCAGAAACACTTAATGTTGATGAATTTAAAACATTTGGTACTAATGGAAAGATAATTCAATCTGAAGTATCGTTTCAGTGTAAGCTTGCTTCGGGGGATTATTTTGTTTCTTTTGGAGTGGCTTCGCGACAAGGAGAAGACATCATCCCTCATGACAGGCGTTATGACTCAGTCCATTTACATGTTTTGGCTGAAACAAGCTTTTTTGGTCTTGTTGATTTAGGACTTAAACTCTCTGCACAGGAAGTATACACATGA
- a CDS encoding ABC transporter permease translates to MGRSLSKNHPAQMFLMLWRHYDLILQLVKRDILMRYRGSFAGVLWLILAPLLMLGLYTLVFSVFMHIQWPGVTNNLMYSLLIYVGLIILNFFAECLNRSPAMIVSNANFVKKVVFPVEVYPWVIVGTALFHAIVSTFILAIFCFFILGKVNATILLLPVLFIPLILFSLGVSWFLCSAGVYVRDITHLMVFILQVIMYLSPVFYSISMLPEIFQKILFLNPLTFIIEQARSLVIFGNLPQWEILGLFFIISVFIAYIGFFGFQKTKDGFADVL, encoded by the coding sequence ATGGGTCGTTCTTTATCAAAAAATCACCCTGCACAGATGTTTTTAATGTTATGGCGTCATTATGATCTCATTTTGCAACTGGTCAAACGCGACATTTTAATGAGATATCGTGGTTCTTTTGCCGGGGTATTGTGGCTCATCCTTGCACCTTTACTCATGCTAGGTCTTTACACCCTTGTGTTTAGTGTTTTTATGCATATTCAATGGCCAGGGGTTACCAATAATCTTATGTATTCATTACTGATTTATGTAGGGTTAATCATTTTGAATTTTTTTGCTGAATGTCTGAATCGTTCACCTGCTATGATTGTAAGTAATGCTAACTTTGTAAAAAAAGTGGTGTTTCCTGTAGAGGTTTATCCATGGGTGATCGTCGGAACCGCTCTTTTCCACGCAATAGTGAGTACGTTTATATTAGCGATATTTTGTTTTTTTATCTTGGGAAAAGTAAATGCTACTATTTTGTTACTTCCTGTTTTATTTATACCCCTAATTTTGTTTTCCCTGGGAGTGAGCTGGTTTCTTTGTTCGGCAGGGGTGTATGTAAGAGATATTACTCATCTGATGGTGTTTATTTTGCAAGTGATTATGTATCTTTCGCCGGTTTTTTATTCAATAAGTATGTTGCCAGAGATTTTTCAAAAGATTTTGTTTCTTAATCCATTAACTTTTATCATTGAGCAAGCTCGAAGCCTTGTTATTTTTGGAAATTTACCCCAATGGGAGATTCTCGGACTTTTTTTTATTATTAGTGTTTTTATTGCCTATATTGGATTTTTTGGATTTCAGAAAACAAAGGATGGATTTGCTGATGTTTTATAA
- a CDS encoding ABC transporter permease: MIGKIVRSLIDAKNINLFSVAFKMLVNSKRKFIGMVIGATFSAFIIMQQPGIYQGVTDRIVAPIRAITDVDLWVMGDTSFSFADPLYFRPIDIYRIRSIPGVLWAKQLYRTWYTMIHTGTGKITSWELIGVDPESLVGLPKTMIAGTRSSIHKTNSIIIDGYALKQFEAPNGRTIQLGEKMLEGRNKLIVTGITKPLRTYMYEPKAYMTSNHIPDVSHRNSFILVKVKPSYDVRQIAYEIRRITGFLPLTPDQFVDRSNQFFREKTPIVIAFIAVAIVGFIIGLVMMWQIFTNFVLTHLHQFGMLKMLGVSSSSLIKMVLFQAAITGGVGYILGLALTVLFGLIFHDTTVAFHLTQQIILLGALGSTIVIVFSSYFAILKVLRLDTIELCRDTN, from the coding sequence ATGATTGGTAAAATAGTTCGCTCATTAATTGATGCAAAAAACATCAATTTGTTTTCAGTTGCTTTTAAAATGCTCGTAAACAGCAAACGGAAGTTTATTGGGATGGTCATTGGCGCCACCTTTTCTGCCTTCATCATCATGCAACAACCTGGGATTTACCAAGGGGTAACCGATCGTATTGTTGCGCCAATCCGAGCAATTACCGATGTTGATTTATGGGTGATGGGAGATACTTCCTTTTCGTTTGCAGATCCCCTCTATTTTAGACCTATAGATATCTATCGTATTCGTAGTATCCCTGGAGTGCTTTGGGCAAAACAATTATACCGGACCTGGTATACCATGATACACACTGGAACTGGGAAAATTACCTCGTGGGAACTTATAGGAGTCGACCCGGAATCATTAGTTGGGTTACCTAAAACAATGATTGCCGGCACACGTTCCTCAATCCACAAAACGAATTCAATTATCATTGATGGTTATGCTTTAAAGCAGTTTGAAGCACCCAATGGAAGAACAATCCAGTTGGGGGAAAAAATGCTTGAAGGACGAAATAAATTGATTGTCACCGGCATAACGAAACCGTTACGCACCTATATGTATGAACCTAAAGCGTATATGACCAGCAATCATATTCCAGATGTTTCTCACCGCAACTCGTTTATTTTAGTGAAAGTAAAGCCTTCTTATGATGTACGACAAATTGCCTATGAGATTCGAAGAATTACTGGTTTTCTTCCCTTGACTCCAGATCAGTTTGTCGATCGTTCTAATCAATTTTTTCGTGAAAAAACACCTATTGTTATTGCGTTTATCGCTGTCGCAATTGTTGGATTCATTATTGGTCTCGTGATGATGTGGCAAATCTTTACTAATTTTGTTTTAACTCATCTTCATCAATTCGGGATGTTAAAAATGTTAGGAGTCTCCAGTTCTTCATTAATCAAAATGGTATTATTCCAAGCAGCAATTACTGGGGGCGTAGGCTATATTCTTGGCCTGGCACTGACGGTGCTTTTTGGCTTGATCTTCCATGACACAACGGTGGCATTTCACCTCACGCAACAAATTATTTTGTTGGGCGCTTTAGGGTCAACAATAGTCATTGTTTTTTCTTCTTATTTTGCTATCTTAAAAGTCTTACGTTTGGATACAATAGAATTATGTCGGGATACCAATTAA
- a CDS encoding ABC transporter ATP-binding protein — MDNSEAPTLNCMNIAKTYQTGTTTLSVLDNFSLALHPGEIGMLMGASGCGKTTLLMIVGGILSPDHGICAVCGHDLYQMSPKDKVAFRAAHISFLFQHLHLFPALSALENLALPLLIDGVSPESAYQQAKQLMIRLGLEIHIYSKLETLSGGQKQRIAMGRALIRAPRLILCDEPTSNLDRDSSDLVFSLIQEYAERHGCTFLISTHDYRIMTHADKVLEFKGLNDYQVTYRKETV; from the coding sequence ATGGATAACAGTGAAGCCCCTACTTTAAATTGTATGAATATTGCCAAAACTTACCAAACAGGCACTACCACTCTTTCAGTATTAGATAATTTCTCATTAGCACTTCATCCGGGTGAAATTGGGATGTTAATGGGAGCGTCTGGATGTGGAAAAACAACCCTGCTCATGATAGTAGGCGGTATTCTTAGCCCCGACCATGGTATTTGTGCTGTATGTGGGCATGACCTGTATCAAATGTCTCCTAAAGATAAAGTAGCTTTTCGTGCCGCCCATATCAGCTTTCTGTTTCAACATCTTCATTTATTTCCAGCACTCTCCGCACTTGAAAATTTGGCATTGCCCTTGTTGATTGATGGTGTATCACCTGAGAGTGCTTATCAACAAGCAAAGCAACTGATGATTCGTTTAGGACTTGAAATTCATATTTACTCAAAGTTGGAAACTCTTTCTGGCGGACAAAAACAACGAATTGCAATGGGGCGTGCCTTAATTCGCGCGCCGCGCTTAATACTTTGCGATGAACCCACCAGTAACTTAGATAGAGACAGCAGCGATTTAGTTTTTTCATTGATACAAGAGTATGCTGAAAGACATGGGTGTACTTTTTTAATTTCTACTCATGATTATCGGATTATGACACATGCAGATAAGGTACTTGAGTTCAAAGGATTAAATGATTACCAAGTGACTTATCGAAAGGAAACCGTATGA
- a CDS encoding efflux RND transporter periplasmic adaptor subunit: MKRKIIGFSLLVLLIGGSYFSFLFTRKMSLPQIQPAPVAVNEEMIVPAIIDATNDITHVPTLQSGIIKKINVTVGQMVKQGDVLFSLDDTIGQHNVAVNKSALKQAENNLIIQTKNLNHIKAQLKRLKSIDKRAINQVDVREKTHEVKMGTIQLEQLQHALDTAKANVKNAELALSQLHVVAPKDGIILQINAHVDEFVGGGSQIILLGDAQKVIVRVSIEERDTKKFSPEASAYLTGEDLSIPLTFIQLDRYIIQNDRLNARVQEALYFYKRDDYPNLVAGRQLDAHIAIKNK; encoded by the coding sequence ATGAAAAGAAAAATTATTGGTTTTAGTTTGTTGGTACTTTTGATTGGAGGCTCATACTTTTCGTTCCTATTCACTCGCAAAATGTCACTACCTCAAATTCAGCCTGCGCCAGTTGCCGTAAATGAGGAAATGATTGTTCCTGCCATAATTGATGCGACAAATGACATCACTCATGTGCCAACCCTGCAAAGCGGCATTATTAAAAAGATAAATGTCACCGTGGGACAAATGGTAAAACAAGGAGATGTTTTATTTTCGCTGGATGACACAATAGGACAACACAATGTGGCGGTGAATAAGAGTGCTCTGAAACAAGCAGAAAATAATCTCATTATTCAGACAAAAAATTTAAATCATATTAAAGCACAGTTAAAACGATTAAAAAGCATTGATAAACGAGCTATTAATCAAGTAGATGTGCGAGAAAAAACACATGAAGTAAAAATGGGAACCATTCAACTGGAACAATTACAGCATGCTTTAGACACTGCAAAAGCAAATGTAAAAAATGCTGAATTGGCACTGAGTCAATTGCATGTGGTAGCGCCAAAAGATGGAATTATTTTACAAATTAATGCGCATGTCGATGAGTTTGTTGGGGGAGGAAGCCAAATCATTCTCTTAGGAGACGCTCAAAAAGTAATCGTACGTGTTTCAATAGAAGAACGAGATACCAAGAAATTTTCTCCTGAAGCCTCTGCATATTTAACTGGAGAAGACCTAAGTATCCCTTTAACTTTTATCCAGCTTGATCGCTACATTATTCAGAACGATCGCCTCAATGCACGAGTACAAGAAGCCTTATATTTTTATAAGAGAGATGATTATCCTAACCTTGTGGCAGGCCGACAACTTGATGCCCATATCGCTATTAAAAATAAATGA
- a CDS encoding efflux transporter outer membrane subunit produces MNYYISYFALLIFLLTGCSIGPKYVPPTASVPSNWSNGIQHKSLVKKDDAWWRNFHDPILNDLIEQQAVYNLNLQTAQTRVTVARAQYAVAVAQLLPTAALGASPPTGTGFDINQLIALTGNLDPDIFGRNRQIKQMAKANFQAEQEELDFALINLYAEIASSYLELREAQARRMVLDNNISGNKQTLQFIKSRYKEGYANYLNFAQQDGLIETQLAELEQNKALTTALLHKIELLTGNNPGVLAKKLLPPKPIPQLTQNINLGLPAELLQRRPDIKAAERRVAAAHANIRATMANLLPQITIGWLLGWQTQTIAGSILTARNLLTVQNPESTFYGTFTAPIFNVALFNSIELRKREKTMIVIQYQLAVMRALHEVETQYSYFQHYKKSTIHLKRAVEQKRLALKLARDVYQKSYTDFNTVLRAEEELNHIEFAYLQNIVRLQVTQINLYKALGGNVNS; encoded by the coding sequence ATGAACTATTATATTTCGTACTTTGCATTACTTATTTTTCTGCTGACCGGATGCTCCATAGGCCCCAAATATGTTCCACCTACTGCTTCTGTGCCATCCAATTGGAGCAATGGCATACAACATAAGTCTTTAGTAAAAAAAGACGATGCTTGGTGGCGGAATTTTCATGATCCCATATTAAATGATTTAATTGAACAACAGGCGGTTTATAATTTAAATTTACAAACAGCACAAACCAGAGTCACGGTAGCGCGCGCACAATATGCGGTAGCCGTAGCCCAATTACTGCCAACCGCAGCTCTTGGAGCATCTCCTCCAACAGGAACAGGATTTGATATCAATCAACTTATTGCCTTAACTGGTAATTTAGATCCTGATATTTTTGGCAGGAATCGTCAAATAAAACAAATGGCTAAAGCAAATTTCCAAGCAGAACAAGAAGAGCTTGATTTTGCATTAATAAATTTATATGCAGAAATTGCTTCCTCTTATTTGGAGTTACGCGAAGCACAAGCAAGAAGGATGGTATTAGATAATAATATTTCAGGCAACAAACAAACACTGCAATTTATCAAATCCCGTTATAAAGAAGGGTATGCTAATTACTTGAATTTTGCGCAACAAGATGGATTAATTGAAACTCAACTGGCGGAATTAGAACAAAATAAAGCATTAACAACTGCTCTCTTGCACAAAATAGAACTACTAACTGGCAATAATCCCGGCGTATTGGCAAAAAAATTATTGCCACCTAAACCAATTCCGCAACTCACTCAAAATATTAATTTAGGATTACCCGCTGAACTTTTACAACGCCGCCCGGATATTAAAGCGGCTGAACGCAGAGTCGCTGCTGCACATGCTAATATTCGTGCGACAATGGCAAATTTGTTGCCTCAAATCACTATAGGATGGCTACTGGGATGGCAAACTCAAACCATTGCAGGGAGTATTCTTACTGCGCGTAATCTGCTTACGGTACAAAATCCCGAATCCACTTTCTATGGAACTTTTACCGCACCCATATTCAATGTCGCTTTATTCAATTCCATTGAATTACGCAAACGTGAGAAAACTATGATAGTCATACAATATCAACTCGCAGTGATGCGTGCATTACATGAGGTTGAAACTCAATACAGCTATTTTCAGCATTATAAAAAAAGTACCATTCATCTTAAACGTGCGGTGGAACAAAAAAGACTTGCTTTAAAATTAGCCAGGGATGTTTATCAAAAGTCATACACTGATTTTAATACGGTACTTCGTGCAGAAGAAGAATTAAATCATATAGAATTTGCCTACCTACAAAATATTGTTCGACTTCAAGTCACGCAAATCAATCTTTATAAAGCTTTAGGAGGAAATGTTAATTCATAG
- a CDS encoding phosphoethanolamine transferase: MRLKRLNVVSFTLILTAYFALVLNFPFIIKAITHIKEEHISIESTVFLSMTIPLFLFCVFFSLFSLFSVKYLEKAVFITVTLVSSVLSYCHVYYGFVFDSHSAMIATLEKTNTKEVLPFITPSFLICFFLFGVVPSYLIYKVKIVHFSIKKEILIKLLSVFVYPIFYFIIIFPFSIRYYSLIPLTGLAGKPPFEMIPNNFLNAAFNFYHDKIIAQHHPYKQIGLDAKNNSMHHNGKNNLLILVVGETARGMNFQLNGYERATNPYTKKQGVISFPNMTSCGTATSVSVPCIFSHLPRTQFSNLIAENQDNLLDILKRTGVNVFWLDNNGAGDCQGVCKHVTSTITDYNFDGELINELKNKIHHFQKVDTVLVLHLKGSHGQNYHTRYPNHFNQFTPACQNQEFRLCDRQTLLNAYDNSILYTDFVLHELINFLKEQDDFWNTALLYTSDHGESIGEKGIYEHGTPYLIAPQEQTSVPLIFWASDSFAEEKNLSQSCLKKESLIKKLSHDNLFHSILGLMNISTELYEKELDLFISCSTNHPLINTASASQNFNTEY, translated from the coding sequence ATGAGGCTTAAGAGATTAAATGTTGTATCTTTTACATTAATCTTAACTGCATATTTTGCATTAGTACTCAATTTCCCATTTATTATTAAAGCAATTACTCATATAAAAGAGGAACATATCTCGATTGAGAGTACCGTTTTTTTGAGCATGACTATCCCTCTCTTTTTATTTTGCGTCTTTTTCTCTTTATTTTCTCTTTTTAGTGTCAAGTATTTGGAAAAAGCTGTTTTTATAACAGTAACTTTAGTTTCATCTGTTTTGAGTTACTGTCATGTGTATTATGGATTTGTTTTTGATTCACATTCCGCAATGATCGCTACACTTGAAAAAACGAATACAAAAGAAGTTCTTCCCTTTATTACTCCTTCATTTTTAATTTGTTTCTTCTTATTTGGAGTTGTCCCATCTTATTTAATCTATAAAGTTAAGATCGTTCATTTTTCTATTAAAAAAGAAATACTCATCAAACTATTAAGTGTTTTTGTATATCCCATTTTTTATTTTATAATTATATTCCCCTTTTCCATTCGCTATTATTCCCTAATCCCCTTAACTGGACTCGCCGGAAAACCTCCGTTTGAAATGATTCCAAATAATTTTCTCAATGCAGCATTTAACTTTTATCACGATAAAATAATCGCACAACACCATCCTTACAAACAAATTGGGCTAGATGCTAAAAACAACAGCATGCATCATAATGGGAAAAATAATCTTTTGATTTTGGTCGTTGGTGAAACTGCTCGAGGAATGAATTTTCAATTAAATGGCTATGAGCGAGCCACAAATCCATATACAAAAAAACAAGGTGTCATCTCTTTTCCAAACATGACATCGTGTGGAACAGCTACAAGTGTATCGGTTCCCTGCATTTTTTCACATCTTCCACGAACTCAGTTTAGTAATTTAATTGCAGAAAACCAAGATAACCTACTCGATATTTTAAAACGAACCGGGGTAAATGTATTCTGGCTGGACAATAATGGTGCCGGTGATTGCCAAGGTGTTTGCAAACATGTTACATCAACAATTACTGATTATAATTTTGATGGGGAATTAATTAACGAATTAAAAAATAAAATCCATCATTTTCAAAAAGTAGATACGGTTCTTGTGCTCCATTTAAAAGGAAGCCATGGTCAAAATTATCATACTCGCTACCCTAATCACTTTAATCAATTTACTCCTGCTTGCCAAAATCAAGAGTTTCGACTTTGTGACCGTCAAACCTTATTAAATGCATATGATAATAGTATTTTATATACTGATTTTGTACTCCATGAACTCATTAATTTTCTAAAAGAACAAGATGACTTTTGGAATACGGCACTACTCTATACTTCGGATCATGGAGAATCTATTGGCGAAAAAGGAATATATGAACACGGCACGCCATATCTCATTGCCCCCCAGGAGCAAACGAGTGTCCCCCTTATTTTCTGGGCATCTGATTCATTCGCCGAAGAAAAAAATTTATCCCAAAGTTGTTTGAAAAAAGAATCCCTGATTAAAAAGCTCTCTCATGATAACCTTTTTCATTCAATTTTAGGCTTAATGAATATCAGTACTGAGCTTTATGAAAAAGAGCTGGATCTATTTATAAGCTGCTCGACAAATCATCCGTTAATAAACACTGCATCCGCTTCCCAGAATTTTAATACCGAGTATTAA
- a CDS encoding LysR family transcriptional regulator: MDKLNLNLLRALHALLTCRHLTLASKKMGISQSSMSIYLKQLREHFHDDLLVRGQGNIMQLTPLANSLIGKTREALSLIETLFNTTKTFNPLISKRVFSIGMTDLLSILWTPGLIRQLEQEAPGIKLNIKHPNYLNSAEVFESGDIDLMIGMFEGVPENLKQQKLFQDEAVIVGGSHHPGIQEGKITLDELLKYPLIQFSLKETPFYNYFDRYLNQLGHDKRVSISLGQGIMPLLVLADSNYLTLSIRQVAEKVSHFIPLRIASVPFEVDSYHCYQYWHQKADNDPGHRWLRELILHQTTNVL; encoded by the coding sequence ATGGATAAACTTAATCTCAATTTACTTCGAGCATTGCATGCATTATTAACCTGTCGCCATCTTACTCTTGCAAGCAAAAAAATGGGTATAAGCCAATCTTCCATGAGTATTTATTTGAAGCAACTTCGTGAGCATTTTCATGATGATCTTCTTGTTCGCGGCCAAGGCAATATCATGCAATTAACTCCTTTAGCAAATTCATTGATAGGAAAAACCCGCGAAGCACTTTCTCTGATTGAAACGTTATTTAACACTACAAAAACATTTAATCCCTTGATCTCCAAAAGAGTTTTTTCAATTGGGATGACTGATTTATTGTCAATTTTATGGACCCCAGGTTTGATTCGCCAATTGGAACAAGAGGCTCCGGGAATAAAATTAAATATAAAGCATCCTAATTATTTAAATTCTGCAGAAGTGTTTGAATCCGGAGATATTGATTTGATGATTGGTATGTTTGAAGGAGTTCCGGAGAATTTAAAACAACAAAAGTTGTTTCAAGATGAAGCAGTCATAGTCGGAGGCAGCCACCACCCAGGAATCCAAGAAGGGAAAATCACCTTGGACGAGTTATTAAAGTATCCATTAATCCAATTTTCATTAAAAGAAACACCTTTTTATAATTATTTCGATCGTTATTTAAATCAGCTTGGGCACGACAAACGGGTTTCCATTAGCTTAGGGCAAGGAATCATGCCTTTACTTGTGTTAGCGGACTCCAATTACCTTACTCTAAGTATCCGTCAGGTTGCTGAAAAGGTATCTCATTTCATCCCATTACGCATTGCTTCTGTGCCTTTTGAGGTGGATAGTTATCATTGCTATCAATATTGGCATCAAAAAGCGGATAATGACCCGGGGCATCGCTGGTTAAGGGAACTGATTCTGCATCAGACTACAAATGTTCTATAG